A window from Dioscorea cayenensis subsp. rotundata cultivar TDr96_F1 chromosome 10, TDr96_F1_v2_PseudoChromosome.rev07_lg8_w22 25.fasta, whole genome shotgun sequence encodes these proteins:
- the LOC120270686 gene encoding protein XRI1-like, with product MGYQIKSNCVLLDFLLMIFVPYNDEGFNKSTEVLLQNCLNESEMPNIQNEMNYHMVSYKQNNISELCNIPPDTGNEVVHKTHTLNPCRIFKGRKSYIETPTKSTTSVAYPFALIKPCGVQGHVTLKDINQLIHASPPSKSMNKIDEDSSMSYPTSAFSGKPVVVQTKLRTEGGKGSITIMRTKG from the exons ATGGGTTACCAGATCAAAAGCAATTGTGTACTTCTGGATTTTCTCCTG ATGATATTTGTTCCCTACAACGACGAAGGATTTAATAAATCGACAGAGGTATTACTACAAAATTGCCTGAACGAAAGTGAGATGCCTAACATCCAAAATGAGAT GAATTACCACATGGTAtcttataaacaaaataatatttcag AATTGTGCAACATACCTCCAGATACAGGAAATGAGGTGGTGCATAAGACACACACTCTGAATCCTTGCAGAATTTTCAAag GTAGGAAATCTTACATTGAAACTCCAACAAAGTCAACTACTTCTGTTGCCTATCCTTTTGCCCTTATTAAGCCCTGTGGAGTTCAAGGACATGTCACCTTGAAGGATATAAATCAGTTGATTCATGCTTCTCCGCCATCAAAATCAATGAACAAGATAGATGAAGACTCTTCCATGTCTTATCCCACTTCAGCATTTTCTGGAAAGCCAGTAGTTGTTCAAACAAAACTCCGCACTGAGGGAGGAAAAGGCAGCATTACAATAATGAGAACCAAAGGCTGA